In Jaculus jaculus isolate mJacJac1 chromosome 4, mJacJac1.mat.Y.cur, whole genome shotgun sequence, a single genomic region encodes these proteins:
- the LOC101605597 gene encoding integrin-linked kinase-associated serine/threonine phosphatase 2C isoform X2, with protein sequence MDLFGDLPEPERAPLPPAGSGGPLLFDDLPPAGSGDSGSLGSPISQVVKNEGKGAKRKTCEEEKNGSEELVEKKVCKVSSVIFGLKGYVAERKGEREEMQDAHVILNDITEECRPPSSLITRVSYFAVFDGHGGIRASKFAAQNLHQNLIRKFPKGDVISVEKTVKRCLLDTFKHTDEEFLKQASSQKPAWKDGSTATCVLAVDNILYIANLGDSRAILCRYNEESHKHAALSLSKEHNPTQYEERMRIQKAGGNVRDGRVLGVLEVSRSIGDGQYKRCGVTSVPDIRRCQLTHNDRFVLLACDGLFKVFTPEEAVNFILSCLQDEKIQSREGKSAVDARYEAACNRLANKAVQRGSADNVTVMVVRIGH encoded by the exons ATGGACCTGTTCGGGGACCTGCCGGAGCCCGAGCGCGCGCCGCTCCCGCCTGCCG GATCTGGGGGACCTTTGCTCTTTGACGATCTCCCACCTGCTGGCAGTGGTGATTCAG GTTCTCTTGGCTCGCCAATTTCCCAGGTGGTAAAGAATGAAGGGAAAGGAGCAAAGAGGAAAACCTGCGAGGAAGAGAAGAATGGCAGTGAAGAGCTTGTGGAAAAGAAAGTTTGTAAAG TTTCTTCGGTGATCTTTGGTCTGAAAGGCTACGTGGCAGAGCGGAAGGGTGAGAGGGAGGAAATGCAGGATGCCCATGTCATCCTGAATGACATCACTGAGGAATGCAGGCCTCCATCGTCCCTTAT AACTCGGGTTTCATACTTCGCTGTTTTTGATGGGCATGGAGGAATTCGCGCCTCAAAGTTTGCTGCACAGAATTTGCATCAGAATTTAATCAGGAAGTTTCCTAAAG GAGATGTTATCAGTGTAGAGAAAACCGTGAAGAGATGCCTTTTAGATACATTCAAGCACACAGATGAAGAGTTCCTCAAACAGGCTTCCAGCCA GAAGCCTGCCTGGAAGGACGGGTCCACTGCCACGTGTGTCCTGGCTGTGGACAACATCCTGTATATTGCCAACCTCGGAGATAGTCGG GCCATCCTGTGTCGGTATAATGAGGAGAGTCACAAACATGCAGCCTTAAGCCTCAGCAAAGAGCATAACCCAACTCAGTATGAAGAACGCATGAGAATACAGAAGGCTGGAGGAAATGTCAG AGATGGGCGTGTCTTGGGTGTGCTGGAGGTATCCCGCTCCATTGGGGATGGGCAGTACAAGCGTTGTGGGGTCACATCTGTGCCTGATATCAGACGCTGCCAGCTGACCCACAATGACAG gtttgtattgctggcctGTGATGGTCTCTTCAAGGTCTTCACCCCAGAGGAAGCTGTGAACTTCATCTTATCCTGCCTGCAG GATGAAAAGATCCAGAGCCGGGAAGGGAAGTCTGCTGTTGATGCCCGCTATGAAGCTGCGTGCAACAGGCTGGCCAACAAGGCAGTGCAGCGAGGCTCAGCAGACAACGTCACGGTGATGGTGGTACGGATAGGGCACTGA
- the LOC101605597 gene encoding integrin-linked kinase-associated serine/threonine phosphatase 2C isoform X1, protein MDLFGDLPEPERAPLPPAGKEAQKGPLLFDDLPPASSTDSGSGGPLLFDDLPPAGSGDSGSLGSPISQVVKNEGKGAKRKTCEEEKNGSEELVEKKVCKVSSVIFGLKGYVAERKGEREEMQDAHVILNDITEECRPPSSLITRVSYFAVFDGHGGIRASKFAAQNLHQNLIRKFPKGDVISVEKTVKRCLLDTFKHTDEEFLKQASSQKPAWKDGSTATCVLAVDNILYIANLGDSRAILCRYNEESHKHAALSLSKEHNPTQYEERMRIQKAGGNVRDGRVLGVLEVSRSIGDGQYKRCGVTSVPDIRRCQLTHNDRFVLLACDGLFKVFTPEEAVNFILSCLQDEKIQSREGKSAVDARYEAACNRLANKAVQRGSADNVTVMVVRIGH, encoded by the exons ATGGACCTGTTCGGGGACCTGCCGGAGCCCGAGCGCGCGCCGCTCCCGCCTGCCG GCAAAGAAGCTCAAAAAGGACCCCTGCTCTTTGATGACCTTCCCCCGGCCAGCAGTACTGACTCAG GATCTGGGGGACCTTTGCTCTTTGACGATCTCCCACCTGCTGGCAGTGGTGATTCAG GTTCTCTTGGCTCGCCAATTTCCCAGGTGGTAAAGAATGAAGGGAAAGGAGCAAAGAGGAAAACCTGCGAGGAAGAGAAGAATGGCAGTGAAGAGCTTGTGGAAAAGAAAGTTTGTAAAG TTTCTTCGGTGATCTTTGGTCTGAAAGGCTACGTGGCAGAGCGGAAGGGTGAGAGGGAGGAAATGCAGGATGCCCATGTCATCCTGAATGACATCACTGAGGAATGCAGGCCTCCATCGTCCCTTAT AACTCGGGTTTCATACTTCGCTGTTTTTGATGGGCATGGAGGAATTCGCGCCTCAAAGTTTGCTGCACAGAATTTGCATCAGAATTTAATCAGGAAGTTTCCTAAAG GAGATGTTATCAGTGTAGAGAAAACCGTGAAGAGATGCCTTTTAGATACATTCAAGCACACAGATGAAGAGTTCCTCAAACAGGCTTCCAGCCA GAAGCCTGCCTGGAAGGACGGGTCCACTGCCACGTGTGTCCTGGCTGTGGACAACATCCTGTATATTGCCAACCTCGGAGATAGTCGG GCCATCCTGTGTCGGTATAATGAGGAGAGTCACAAACATGCAGCCTTAAGCCTCAGCAAAGAGCATAACCCAACTCAGTATGAAGAACGCATGAGAATACAGAAGGCTGGAGGAAATGTCAG AGATGGGCGTGTCTTGGGTGTGCTGGAGGTATCCCGCTCCATTGGGGATGGGCAGTACAAGCGTTGTGGGGTCACATCTGTGCCTGATATCAGACGCTGCCAGCTGACCCACAATGACAG gtttgtattgctggcctGTGATGGTCTCTTCAAGGTCTTCACCCCAGAGGAAGCTGTGAACTTCATCTTATCCTGCCTGCAG GATGAAAAGATCCAGAGCCGGGAAGGGAAGTCTGCTGTTGATGCCCGCTATGAAGCTGCGTGCAACAGGCTGGCCAACAAGGCAGTGCAGCGAGGCTCAGCAGACAACGTCACGGTGATGGTGGTACGGATAGGGCACTGA